Within the Mumia flava genome, the region CGATCGCCGAAGCCGTCGCCCGCCACGCCACCTGACCGCCCATCCGATCCGCCGGTCGAGGCGGAGCGGAGCGACGATCGAGACCCCTCCCTCCCCTCCGCCGGTCGAGGCGGAGCGGAGCGACGATCGAGACCCTTTCGTCACCTCCGCCGGTCGAGCCTGTCGAGACCACGGCGAGTTCCGGCGTGGCGTAGCCGGCACGTGAGGCGGATCCGGGAGGGCAAGGCGGGGCGTCTCAATCTCCAGCGCGGCCGACTCGCACCCGTTCATCGACTCTTCGGATCGGCCACTCCCGGATCCGCGACCACGACGCTACCGCGCAGCCATCAACCTCGGAAGGCCGAGAATGCACGGCGCTGGATCTGGACGCGCTACTGCCGGGTCATGGTGCTGGGGTAACCCCCGCCTCCGGGGTAGACCCATGCGCCGGTCATGACGGTGTCGCCGTCGGTGAAGGTGCCGCGGAAGTAGGCGGGGCTTCCCGTGGCGCCTGCCCAGATGGTGAGTGTGTCGTCGTCGAGCTCGTAGACGTAGTCGAAGGTGTTGCCCTGCGAGTCGTAGAACCGGGAGGCGATCTCCTCGCTGACTGGCTCGCCGAAGGGGTGCAGATGTCCGATCACCTCGAACCCCGTCACGGTCTGTCCGTCCTGTTCGAGGTCCACGTGCTGGATCAGGAAGAAGTCGCCGAGCGCCCGCTCGTACCGGACGGTGCCGGTCGCGCCGCCGGTGACGCTCCAGGTGCCGACGAGCCGGTCGAGGGCGCGGAGGCGTTCGCTGGGCTCGGCCGGGGCGTCCTGCCCGTAGTCCCCGGCGGCGATGTCGCTGTTGTTCTCGGTCATGATGTGCTCCGTCCGTTCGGTTCGGTGGTGCGACCGCGGTTCGGGTCGCGCTCACCGGGACCTCGGAGTCAGCGGGCGGTTCTCGACACGATGACCCGAGAGATTTCGAGGAGAGGTCTTTCGCTGGGGATGTCGAAGCAGGGCCATCGGCTCCGAGGTGTCGGTGACGTCGCCCGCTCGGGGCGACACCGGACCGATACGGAGCACCTCATGCACACCACCACCGACACCGGGAACACCGTCGGGCGGGTCGCCGGCCCGCGTACCCGGACGTTGCTGGCCGCCGCGGCCCTGGCCGGCCCCTTCTTCTACGTGTCGTCCTTGGTCCAGGCGCTGGCGCGGCCCGGGTTCGACATCGGCATCCACCCGCTGAGCCAGCTCGCGACCGGCTCGCCGGGGTGGATCCAGCAGGTTACGTTCGTACTGGCCGGGCTGGGCGTGATCGCGCTCGCCGTCGCGCACCGCCGTCTCGTGACCACCGGGATCGGCCGGCGCCTGGTGCCGATCTTCCTCGCGATCTTCGGCGCCGGGTTCGTCGTCGCCGGCCCGTTCACGATGGACCCGCAGAACGGCTTCCCCGAGGGCGCACCTGCCGGCGTCGTGGAGATGTCGTGGCACTCGATCGTGCACACCGCCGCCGCGGCTACCTCGTTCGTTGCGCTCGCGGCGGCGTGCATCACCTTGCTCGTGCGGCACATCCGGGCCCGTCACGTGGGGGCCGCGGTCGGCAACGGACTGGTCGCTCTGGTGCTCCTCCTGCCGACCTCGCCCGACGAGGCGAGCATCCAGATCGCGATCACCGGGCTGATCGCCTTCACGTGGGTCACGGTGTACGCCCTCGTCCTGCGACGGTCGGCGTGAGCGCCGGTAGCGTCGAGCACGACCGAGCAGCTGAGGAGCCACGATCGTGAAGTATCTGTTGTTGAGCTACACCCCCGCCGAGGCCTGGGATGCCGCCACGGCCGACGCGCCCAGCCAGGAGGCTCTGGACGCGTTCGCCGCGTATCAGAAGTTCGAGGCCGAGCTGCGCGAGACCGGTGAGTTCGTCCTCAGCGAGGGGCTCGGTCACCCGGCGGTCACCACCACCGTCCGTAAGACCGACGCCGGTGTCACGGCGACCGATGGCCCGTTCGCCGAGCTGAAGGAGGTGCTCGCGAGCTTCGCGATCATCGACGTCGCCAGCCTGGAACGCGCCCGCGACATCACCGCCCGGATCGTCGAGGTGCTCGGCGAGCCGTTCGAGATCCGTCCGATCATGGGCGACGACTTCGCCTGATGCCGGACCCGGAACCCGCCGTGAACCGGCGCATCGTGGATGTGCTGCGCGAGCAAGCGCCGCACGTGCTCGGTGCGCTGGTGCGGAGGTTCGGTCGGTTCGAGCTCGCCGAGGACGCCGTCCAGGAGGCCCTCCTCGTCGCCGCCCAGCGCTGGCC harbors:
- a CDS encoding DUF998 domain-containing protein produces the protein MHTTTDTGNTVGRVAGPRTRTLLAAAALAGPFFYVSSLVQALARPGFDIGIHPLSQLATGSPGWIQQVTFVLAGLGVIALAVAHRRLVTTGIGRRLVPIFLAIFGAGFVVAGPFTMDPQNGFPEGAPAGVVEMSWHSIVHTAAAATSFVALAAACITLLVRHIRARHVGAAVGNGLVALVLLLPTSPDEASIQIAITGLIAFTWVTVYALVLRRSA
- a CDS encoding YciI family protein; translation: MKYLLLSYTPAEAWDAATADAPSQEALDAFAAYQKFEAELRETGEFVLSEGLGHPAVTTTVRKTDAGVTATDGPFAELKEVLASFAIIDVASLERARDITARIVEVLGEPFEIRPIMGDDFA